Proteins from a genomic interval of Paenibacillus sp. FSL R5-0623:
- a CDS encoding ABC transporter substrate-binding protein, with amino-acid sequence MVRQRATTMILLALLVLVLTACSKATEATPPQQDTPVEESGTQTIEHLKGTTVVPQKIERMVVLSAAYIDHMLTIGEKPAGVNVEVRYGGDYLPYFADQLAGIPTVGSADSPNLEAILQIDPDVIVIESRTAESTYDQLEKIAPTIVLGTEWLDFVDDTTYWTQDLLTIAGMYNKVDLAKEKIAEVEQQAKQLKAKIEQLDQKKLAYLRVREKTLQIYAAKGHPTNTLLYHDLGFVPTTVTPAEQREDLSMEKIADVDADFVVLEIDPNADEYLNNINASSLWKGVPAVGTDQVYTTDSFWLFKGWGAIGRSEIINEVEDMINR; translated from the coding sequence ATGGTAAGACAGAGAGCAACAACGATGATACTGTTGGCCCTGCTTGTGCTCGTTCTGACGGCATGTAGCAAGGCAACAGAAGCAACGCCTCCGCAACAGGATACACCTGTGGAAGAGAGTGGTACACAAACGATTGAGCATCTTAAAGGAACAACGGTTGTACCGCAAAAAATAGAGCGTATGGTGGTATTATCTGCTGCTTACATCGATCACATGTTGACGATTGGTGAGAAACCAGCAGGCGTTAATGTAGAAGTTCGTTACGGAGGAGATTATTTGCCTTACTTTGCAGATCAGCTTGCCGGCATTCCAACGGTAGGGTCTGCAGACAGTCCTAACCTGGAGGCTATCCTTCAGATTGATCCGGATGTCATCGTTATTGAGAGTCGAACTGCGGAGAGTACGTATGATCAATTGGAGAAAATCGCTCCGACGATTGTACTTGGTACTGAATGGCTGGATTTTGTTGATGATACAACATATTGGACACAGGATCTGTTGACCATTGCCGGGATGTACAACAAAGTGGATCTGGCAAAAGAAAAGATAGCCGAGGTAGAGCAGCAGGCGAAGCAATTAAAAGCGAAGATCGAACAACTGGATCAAAAAAAGTTGGCTTATCTGCGTGTAAGAGAGAAGACCCTACAAATTTACGCGGCAAAAGGACATCCAACCAACACACTTTTGTATCATGATCTTGGATTTGTGCCAACGACTGTGACACCTGCCGAACAACGTGAGGATTTGTCCATGGAGAAAATTGCAGATGTGGATGCTGATTTCGTAGTTCTGGAGATTGACCCGAATGCCGATGAGTATTTAAACAACATCAATGCAAGCTCACTCTGGAAGGGAGTACCGGCTGTTGGTACAGATCAGGTCTATACGACAGATTCCTTCTGGTTGTTTAAGGGCTGGGGAGCAATTGGACGAAGCGAGATTATCAACGAAGTTGAAGACATGATTAATAGATGA
- a CDS encoding SDR family NAD(P)-dependent oxidoreductase, with product MNRAIVIGATGGTGAAITEELIRRGISTIAFGRSRQKLEQLAVKLGSSDHLQIAVGDAFRSEDIIAASQGADVIFHCANVPYNKMESRLIPLGESVMVAAEHMGLNVVVIDGIYPYGRRQMKEVTEEHPKQPHTRKGKTRLAYEQMLFSAKWSKVQVMIVRLPDYYGPTANQASYLGSTLEAIAKGKMAFFIGNMKVPREYIYLPDAAVMVVELASRDTTYGQSWNIPGSGIISGHDIVRMAQKAAGRSKPVMALGKVGLTLIGLGVPVMKEIVEMLYLTEEPLILSRQKYEERIGTVVATSFEEGIALTIKELQGE from the coding sequence ATGAATAGAGCTATTGTGATTGGTGCCACAGGTGGAACAGGTGCAGCAATTACGGAGGAATTGATTAGACGGGGTATTTCTACCATTGCATTTGGGCGCTCCCGTCAAAAGTTGGAGCAACTTGCGGTAAAGTTGGGATCTTCAGATCACCTGCAAATCGCAGTGGGGGATGCATTTCGATCGGAGGATATTATTGCTGCTTCCCAGGGTGCCGATGTCATATTTCATTGTGCGAATGTCCCTTATAACAAGATGGAGAGCAGGCTAATTCCGCTGGGCGAATCCGTGATGGTGGCGGCAGAACACATGGGTCTGAACGTGGTGGTAATAGACGGAATCTACCCCTATGGCAGAAGACAAATGAAGGAAGTAACCGAAGAACATCCGAAACAGCCACATACGCGCAAAGGCAAGACACGACTTGCCTATGAACAGATGTTATTCAGTGCAAAATGGAGCAAAGTTCAGGTGATGATTGTTCGCTTGCCGGACTATTATGGCCCAACGGCCAATCAGGCTTCCTATCTGGGTTCAACCCTTGAAGCGATAGCAAAAGGCAAGATGGCTTTTTTTATCGGGAATATGAAAGTACCCAGAGAGTACATCTATTTACCGGATGCTGCAGTCATGGTGGTGGAGCTGGCAAGCAGAGATACGACGTATGGACAGAGCTGGAACATTCCTGGATCGGGGATCATCTCGGGTCATGACATCGTGCGTATGGCACAGAAGGCTGCGGGGAGAAGCAAACCTGTGATGGCGTTAGGAAAAGTGGGATTGACGTTGATCGGACTAGGTGTACCCGTTATGAAAGAAATTGTAGAAATGTTATATCTGACCGAGGAACCCCTGATCTTGAGCAGACAGAAGTATGAGGAACGTATTGGCACGGTTGTGGCAACCTCTTTTGAAGAAGGAATTGCTTTGACGATTAAAGAGCTGCAAGGGGAGTAG
- a CDS encoding TetR/AcrR family transcriptional regulator produces MAKDTAASVNRRNDIISAAIDVFAEIGYYRATTAQVAERAQISQPYIFRFFKTKEALLLTAIEVSWTRVIDSFRIVVETATPDQLENDLIEAYDKILESHKSEILLQMQAQTIREEVIRQAMQKGMSDVRSIVLEAFTVAGIAEPLKRTMIFLAIGMLCNVSNALDMPELKER; encoded by the coding sequence ATGGCAAAGGATACAGCAGCGTCGGTTAACCGGCGAAATGATATTATCTCTGCAGCAATTGACGTCTTCGCGGAAATTGGCTATTATCGTGCGACTACAGCCCAGGTAGCTGAACGGGCACAGATCTCACAGCCGTATATATTTCGTTTTTTCAAAACAAAAGAAGCTTTATTATTAACTGCAATTGAGGTCTCATGGACACGGGTGATTGATTCGTTTCGAATTGTGGTGGAGACGGCGACACCAGATCAGTTAGAGAATGATCTCATTGAAGCCTATGATAAGATTCTGGAATCGCACAAGAGCGAAATCTTGCTTCAGATGCAGGCGCAAACGATCAGGGAGGAAGTCATTCGTCAGGCTATGCAAAAAGGCATGAGTGATGTAAGAAGCATTGTACTGGAAGCTTTCACCGTTGCAGGAATTGCTGAACCGCTAAAAAGAACCATGATTTTTCTGGCAATCGGGATGTTGTGTAATGTATCTAATGCACTGGATATGCCGGAGCTGAAGGAACGATAG
- a CDS encoding DUF896 domain-containing protein has translation MIPILGRINELSRKQRSSVGLTKAEQSEQQELRKQYLQAIRGQVLTTMLAVSVVDPLGHDVTPEKLTNEKLQRREQAGQ, from the coding sequence ATGATTCCTATTTTGGGACGCATTAACGAATTAAGTCGAAAACAACGCAGCAGCGTCGGATTGACAAAAGCAGAACAGAGCGAGCAGCAGGAGCTTAGAAAACAATATTTGCAGGCTATTCGAGGTCAGGTACTGACAACCATGCTGGCAGTATCCGTTGTGGACCCGCTGGGTCATGATGTGACCCCTGAGAAATTAACCAATGAAAAATTGCAGCGCCGTGAACAGGCCGGCCAATAG